In a single window of the Renibacterium salmoninarum ATCC 33209 genome:
- a CDS encoding ABC transporter substrate-binding protein: MRRRKLLIGAVVLTGSALLLAGCGSGSAGNSASAADPSGAITFWSPLAGMDKVAAAFNASQSKITVKFETAPNGANGGYAKLSTAITAGNGPDIATIEYPQLPQFVSNDQIQPLDGLIDKANTVDKFADEIRSMVQFGDKTYGLPYDAAPMVMYYRQDLLGKAGVGTPKTWQEFEEAGQKLNRPGVSGGFLRR; this comes from the coding sequence ATGAGGCGTCGCAAACTGCTTATCGGAGCTGTGGTCTTGACCGGCAGCGCGTTGCTGCTTGCCGGCTGTGGTTCCGGCTCGGCGGGCAACTCGGCATCAGCCGCGGATCCCAGTGGTGCAATCACTTTCTGGTCACCATTGGCAGGGATGGACAAGGTGGCTGCAGCTTTCAATGCCAGCCAAAGCAAGATCACGGTGAAATTCGAAACCGCGCCAAATGGTGCCAATGGTGGTTACGCCAAGTTATCCACGGCCATTACCGCTGGAAATGGGCCCGATATTGCCACTATTGAATACCCGCAGCTGCCCCAGTTTGTCAGCAATGATCAAATCCAGCCCCTAGATGGCTTGATTGACAAAGCCAACACGGTGGATAAGTTCGCTGACGAGATTCGAAGCATGGTTCAATTTGGCGACAAGACGTACGGACTACCTTACGATGCAGCACCGATGGTGATGTACTACCGCCAAGATCTACTGGGCAAAGCCGGCGTCGGGACGCCCAAGACATGGCAGGAGTTTGAGGAAGCCGGGCAAAAACTGAATCGCCCCGGTGTGTCCGGAGGGTTTCTCAGACGATGA